CCGGTCGTGACGCCCAGCGGGCACGTCACGGGCCTGGACCCGGCACCGGAGATGGTCCGCTACGCCACCCGCCGCGCCCCGGCCAACTGCACCTACGTCCAGGGCCAGGGGCAGGACCTGCCCTTCCCCGACCACTCCTTCGACCTGGTGGTCTCCAGCCTGGCCGTGCACCACATCCCGAAGGAGGCCCGGCCTGAGGCGTTGCGGCAGATGTACCGGGTGCTGCGGCCGGGCGGGCGGCTGCTCATCGCCGAGTTCCGCCCGCCGGCCGGCCCGGCCCGGCACCTGGTGGGCGTGCTGTCGGGGCCGGCCATGCGGCACGATCCCCGCGAGCTGCTCGGCACCCTGATCCCGGACGCCGGGTTCGTGGTGGAGTCGGAGGGCGCGTTGCCGTCCCTGCTGTACTACGTCCGGGCCACCCGGCCGTAGCCGCGGCGACCGCCGGGTCAGCCCCCGGACGGCGAGCAGCAGGAACAGCCTGGGGCGCAGGTCCCGCAGCCCTGCTCCTCGGTGGCGGCCGGGACGGCGCAGCAGGCGTCCCCGCGCCAGGCCTCGCGCCCCTCCTTGACGGCGACGGCGGCGATGATCAGCGCGGCGATCGGGTCGGCCCAGGACCAGCCGAACAGGCTGTTGAGCGCCAGCCCGGCCAGCAGCACACCGGACAGGTAGGTGCACAGCAGCGTCTGCTTGGAGTCGGCGACCGCCGAGGCCGAGCCCAGCTCGCGGCCCGCGCGCCGCTGGGCGCCTGACAGGAACGGCATGACCAGCAGCGACAGCGCGGCCAGGATCAGGCCCGGGGTGGAGTGCTCGGCCTCGCCGGCGCCGAGCAGGGCGCGTACGGCGTCGAACGTGACGTAGGCGGCCAGCGCGAAGAACGAGATCGCGATCACGCGCAACGCGGCCTTCTCCCGCCGCTCGGGGTCGGCGGCGGAGAACTGCCAGGCGACCGCGGCGGCGGAGGCCACCTCGACGATCGAGTCGAGCCCGAAGCCGATCAGCGCGGCGGAGGAGGCGGCGGCGCCGGCGGTGATGGCGACGGCCGCCTCGATCACGTTGTAGGTGATGGTGACCCCGACCAGCAGCCGGATGCGGCGCCGCAGGGCCGTCCGCCGCGCCAGGTCCAGCGTCACCGTCTGCCTCCGCCGTGGTCCGGGCACAGTGCCACGGCGTGGCCGGTGGCGGCCAGCAGCTGCTCGGCCGAGGCGAGCAGGTCCATCAGCTCGGGCCGGGTCAGGGAGTAGAACGACTGGCGGCCTTCGGCGCGGTAGTCGATCAGCCCGCAGTCGCGCAGGCAGGCCAGGTGCTTGGACACGGTGGACTGGGCCAGCCCGAGCTGGGTGGTCAGATCGACCACCCGGGCCTCGCCGCGGGCCAGCCGCTGCACGATGCGCAGCCGGGTCTCGTCGGCCAGGGAGTGGAACAGCGCCGCCGCAGGGGAGATGCCGGCGGCGATGTCGGCACTGACACAACGGCCGGCATCCTGATTGATCGCCATATGGCGATGATAGCCAGGAATCGGAATGTAGTGAAGGCGCGCCGGTCGGCGGGCAGGCGGACAGCGATCGGGTCCATGGAGCACAGGTCTGACCTCTTCGAGAACCAGCCGCGCAGGCCCCGATCGGCGTCGAACGGCGAGCGCAGCGCGTAGACGAGATCCGCCTCGCGTCAGGCCGCGGCCACCTCGTCGGCGGCGATCTCCCAGCCGACCCGGCGGACGAGGTCGTACCGCTGGTGCAGCCGCGAGGCGGGAGCGCGGACCGCCGCGTGCCGGCGCGGCCGCCGGCGCAGGTCGGCCGCCTTGCCGACGTAGAGGACCTCGTCGCGTTCGCCGAGGAAGCCGCGTTCGCCGAGGAAGAGGTAGACGCCGGCCTCGCGCGGCGCGTGCGCGGCGGCGGCCCGCAGGACCGCGAGCCCCGCCTCGCCCCATTCGTTCACCTGGCCTCCTCCGGCTCGCGCGGCGGCTGGATCAGCGCCTGAGCGTACCGTGGCAGGCGCCGGGTCAGGACGGCGGCGAGCAGCCCGAGCCCGGCGTAGGCAGCGCCGAGCAGGCTGGCGGCGGTCCAGCCCGCGGCGCTGTAGGCCCAGGTGGTGGTGACCGCGCCGAGCGCGGAGCCGAGGGAGTAGCAGGCCATGTAGGCGCCGATGACGCCGCTGCTCCGGTCGGGCCGGGCGGTGGTGAGCAGGTGCTGGTTGCTGACGTGCACAGCCTGTACGGCGAAGTCCAGCACCACGACGCCGGCGATCAGCAGCCACAACGACGACCCCGCCTGCGCGATCAGCAGCCACGAGGCGGCGAGCACCGCCAGCGCCCAGCACGTGACGGCGGGCGCCCGGCCCCGGTCGGCCCACCGTCCGGCCCGGGCCGCGCCGAGCGCCCCCGTCAGACCGGCGAGCCCGAACAGCCCGGCTTCGGTGCTGCCGA
The nucleotide sequence above comes from Nonomuraea gerenzanensis. Encoded proteins:
- a CDS encoding cation transporter, producing the protein MTLDLARRTALRRRIRLLVGVTITYNVIEAAVAITAGAAASSAALIGFGLDSIVEVASAAAVAWQFSAADPERREKAALRVIAISFFALAAYVTFDAVRALLGAGEAEHSTPGLILAALSLLVMPFLSGAQRRAGRELGSASAVADSKQTLLCTYLSGVLLAGLALNSLFGWSWADPIAALIIAAVAVKEGREAWRGDACCAVPAATEEQGCGTCAPGCSCCSPSGG
- a CDS encoding ArsR/SmtB family transcription factor — its product is MAINQDAGRCVSADIAAGISPAAALFHSLADETRLRIVQRLARGEARVVDLTTQLGLAQSTVSKHLACLRDCGLIDYRAEGRQSFYSLTRPELMDLLASAEQLLAATGHAVALCPDHGGGRR
- a CDS encoding GIY-YIG nuclease family protein produces the protein MNEWGEAGLAVLRAAAAHAPREAGVYLFLGERGFLGERDEVLYVGKAADLRRRPRRHAAVRAPASRLHQRYDLVRRVGWEIAADEVAAA
- a CDS encoding class I SAM-dependent methyltransferase codes for the protein MALGKLLHRHHHTEHPDSGGVLDRPRAYEVFGSIAFLGTRRAAFTRVATAARPRAGDRVLDVGCGTGYLSRILAPVVTPSGHVTGLDPAPEMVRYATRRAPANCTYVQGQGQDLPFPDHSFDLVVSSLAVHHIPKEARPEALRQMYRVLRPGGRLLIAEFRPPAGPARHLVGVLSGPAMRHDPRELLGTLIPDAGFVVESEGALPSLLYYVRATRP